The following proteins are encoded in a genomic region of Leptospira ryugenii:
- a CDS encoding MFS transporter gives MSAQSEGAPQNHTDSHVPKERIIILILALFQFFHILDFVIMMPLGPVFMKEFKINSAEFGLLVSAYTFSAGILGFLGAFFMDRFDRKNALLFVYFGFALGTLFCALAPNYEMLLAARILAGGFGGMIGALVLSIIGDIIPIFRRGKATGVVMSAFSLASVIGVPSGLYLANIWGWHFPFLALAILSFVLLPISYLALPEIRVHLSDKKEGEDKWLAIKTVFLRKTHYYAFAFTTLLMFGGFTVIPFLSPFLVSNVGLTTEQLPYIYFFGGMFTFFTSRMIGILSDTYGKFRVYLILAFASILPVLIITNLKPTPVWVVICITTLFMILVSGRMVPAFAMITSTVEPKIRGSFMSVNTAVQQVASGLASLLSGAILSQTATGTLLHYEIVGIISVFSLVLSVYVASFVKVNEKESAQ, from the coding sequence ATGTCTGCACAATCCGAAGGCGCTCCCCAAAACCATACTGATTCGCACGTACCTAAGGAAAGAATCATCATTCTCATCCTCGCTCTTTTTCAGTTCTTTCATATTTTAGATTTTGTCATCATGATGCCTTTGGGTCCTGTATTCATGAAAGAGTTCAAAATCAATTCTGCAGAGTTCGGGCTCTTGGTCTCTGCATATACCTTTAGTGCTGGGATATTGGGATTTTTAGGTGCTTTTTTTATGGATCGTTTTGATCGGAAAAATGCGCTCCTATTTGTATATTTCGGATTTGCCTTAGGCACTTTATTTTGTGCTCTTGCTCCAAATTATGAGATGTTGCTCGCAGCTCGTATTTTAGCAGGTGGATTCGGAGGAATGATAGGAGCCTTAGTGCTCTCCATCATAGGTGACATCATTCCAATCTTTCGAAGAGGAAAGGCGACAGGCGTAGTGATGTCAGCCTTCTCTTTGGCATCTGTGATTGGCGTACCATCTGGACTCTATCTGGCAAATATCTGGGGTTGGCATTTTCCTTTTTTAGCTTTGGCAATTTTGAGTTTTGTATTATTACCCATCTCTTATCTTGCACTTCCAGAAATCAGAGTACATCTTTCGGATAAAAAGGAAGGCGAAGATAAATGGTTAGCGATCAAAACAGTATTTTTGCGTAAAACTCATTATTATGCATTTGCATTTACAACATTACTTATGTTTGGCGGATTTACAGTCATTCCATTTTTGAGTCCATTTTTAGTTTCCAATGTAGGATTGACTACAGAACAATTACCATACATTTATTTCTTTGGGGGGATGTTTACCTTCTTCACAAGTCGAATGATAGGTATATTATCTGATACCTATGGAAAATTTAGAGTCTACCTGATCTTGGCTTTTGCATCCATTCTACCTGTTTTGATCATCACAAACCTAAAGCCTACTCCAGTTTGGGTGGTGATATGCATCACAACACTGTTTATGATCCTTGTTTCCGGGCGGATGGTTCCTGCCTTTGCTATGATAACGTCTACGGTTGAGCCTAAGATACGTGGTAGCTTTATGTCTGTCAACACGGCGGTGCAGCAAGTAGCTTCTGGGCTTGCTTCCCTTCTATCGGGAGCTATTCTTTCACAAACTGCCACGGGAACTTTACTGCACTATGAAATCGTGGGCATTATTTCTGTGTTTTCTTTGGTTTTAAGTGTTTACGTTGCGTCTTTTGTAAAGGTTAACGAAAAAGAATCAGCGCAATAG
- a CDS encoding DUF3347 domain-containing protein, giving the protein MRLVTSTLTLFFLLFSSCEKKSEPWNTGDLGLVERLFLENEKVHELLLKDPTKAHLTTIKQILNEASKSENSNFKIWAEQSSQFFLENPKGEDDLYQKLSDFSLKLLELKKISQYQGKYNKFYCPMVDKYWVSQDTVVRNPYAEDMRDCGELLTE; this is encoded by the coding sequence ATGAGACTTGTTACCTCCACCCTTACTCTTTTTTTTCTACTTTTCAGCTCCTGTGAGAAAAAATCCGAACCTTGGAACACAGGAGACCTAGGATTGGTCGAAAGACTCTTCCTGGAAAACGAAAAAGTCCATGAACTTTTATTGAAAGACCCTACAAAGGCTCATTTAACTACCATAAAACAAATCTTAAACGAAGCATCTAAATCAGAAAATTCTAACTTCAAAATTTGGGCAGAGCAATCGAGCCAATTCTTCCTGGAAAACCCCAAAGGGGAAGATGATTTGTATCAAAAACTTTCTGACTTTTCTTTAAAACTTTTAGAACTCAAGAAGATTAGCCAATACCAAGGAAAGTACAACAAGTTTTATTGTCCCATGGTGGACAAATATTGGGTTTCACAAGATACAGTGGTCAGGAATCCATATGCGGAAGATATGCGCGACTGTGGAGAGTTGCTAACTGAGTAA
- a CDS encoding VOC family protein — protein sequence MIIVEGIGHVNIPVSQLEASIEFYREIFDFELESKKDSEAILSLDSFKIRLVKGTPKDQSMPVISFVMDVDDFTEAISELEEKNVKIVKGPEGTENGESLTFTDPSQNLIEIYYEN from the coding sequence ATGATCATCGTAGAAGGCATCGGCCACGTGAATATCCCGGTTTCCCAATTGGAAGCATCCATCGAGTTTTATCGGGAAATCTTTGATTTTGAATTGGAGTCAAAAAAGGATTCCGAAGCCATCCTATCTTTGGACTCTTTCAAAATTCGTCTCGTCAAAGGCACTCCCAAAGACCAGTCCATGCCAGTGATCAGCTTTGTTATGGATGTGGATGATTTTACAGAAGCGATCTCAGAACTCGAAGAAAAAAACGTAAAAATCGTGAAGGGTCCAGAAGGGACAGAGAACGGAGAAAGCCTGACATTTACTGATCCAAGCCAAAATTTGATCGAGATCTACTACGAGAACTAA
- a CDS encoding LIC10067 family putative lipoprotein: MTKSVACYFWIPICLTFFQCSKGKSEDALALVFLGSPAITSVEPKIGTPRQNNENGVYPPTQIVIKGSNFGVDTVIRFNQLPAAISANLGTELYTSVPDGATSGFLTISKSGGSCLPGTASGINCAGTEFFIDCYSVTGNLYGSEIEIKQGESQSIEFKGLQTKAFRSSLILGNAKLTVTCDSNVTVRLFSTSCLATDYISKKDPSIPLNANANNQFYVTAFDDTCTVSI; this comes from the coding sequence ATGACAAAATCCGTTGCGTGCTATTTCTGGATTCCCATTTGCCTGACTTTCTTCCAATGCTCAAAGGGAAAGTCTGAGGATGCGCTGGCACTTGTATTTCTAGGAAGCCCCGCCATAACTTCCGTGGAACCAAAAATTGGAACCCCTCGCCAAAACAACGAAAATGGGGTCTATCCTCCTACACAGATTGTGATCAAAGGAAGTAATTTTGGCGTGGATACGGTTATCCGCTTCAACCAATTACCTGCGGCCATCTCAGCAAATTTAGGGACAGAACTCTATACCTCAGTTCCTGATGGGGCAACGAGCGGCTTTCTCACCATTTCCAAAAGTGGTGGCTCTTGTTTACCAGGTACGGCCTCGGGAATCAATTGTGCGGGCACAGAATTCTTTATCGACTGTTACTCTGTCACCGGTAACTTATACGGTTCCGAGATTGAAATCAAACAAGGAGAAAGCCAAAGCATAGAGTTTAAAGGTCTACAGACAAAAGCATTTCGCTCAAGCCTGATTTTGGGAAATGCAAAACTCACAGTTACCTGTGATAGTAATGTCACGGTAAGGTTATTCAGTACGAGTTGTCTCGCCACAGATTATATCTCGAAAAAAGATCCTTCCATTCCGCTAAATGCAAATGCGAATAACCAATTTTACGTTACAGCTTTTGATGACACCTGCACTGTAAGCATTTGA
- a CDS encoding enoyl-CoA hydratase/isomerase family protein, which yields MSTVQLEPFGDYVAFIRFNRPEVKHAINHELLNDLEAQIQKAIAGAYRCLVFTGTGDSFSAGADLKERLSWTEKEVFQFLHRIGSIFLQIQNLPMPTIASVNGYAFGGGLELALSCDLLYAQESAVVGLTETRLGIIPGAGGTQRLCRLVGEQQAKEWIFTGKKISAAEGKAKGLFLDVFSGESLENEILKIANEISSAAPLAVRAAKKAIRSATIPGLDEGLEWERVCYTETLRSKDRKEALQAFKEKRKPNFVGE from the coding sequence ATGTCCACAGTTCAGTTAGAACCTTTTGGCGATTATGTCGCATTTATTCGATTCAACCGACCGGAAGTAAAGCATGCGATCAACCATGAACTTCTAAACGATTTGGAAGCTCAAATACAGAAAGCCATAGCAGGAGCATACCGCTGTTTGGTCTTTACTGGTACTGGTGACTCCTTTTCGGCAGGGGCTGATTTAAAAGAGCGCCTTTCTTGGACAGAAAAAGAAGTCTTTCAATTCTTACACCGCATCGGGTCTATCTTCCTACAAATCCAAAATCTACCAATGCCAACCATTGCCTCTGTAAACGGATACGCGTTTGGAGGAGGATTGGAGTTGGCCTTGTCTTGTGATTTACTCTATGCCCAGGAATCAGCAGTCGTAGGCCTGACTGAGACAAGATTAGGCATCATCCCTGGAGCGGGAGGCACGCAGAGGCTTTGCCGGCTTGTGGGAGAGCAGCAAGCCAAAGAGTGGATCTTCACAGGAAAGAAAATCTCGGCAGCCGAAGGAAAGGCAAAGGGATTGTTTTTGGATGTATTTTCAGGTGAGAGCTTAGAGAACGAGATTTTGAAAATTGCAAATGAGATTTCCTCTGCAGCCCCCTTAGCTGTCCGAGCAGCCAAAAAAGCGATTCGTTCCGCCACCATTCCTGGATTAGATGAAGGTTTGGAATGGGAAAGAGTTTGTTATACAGAAACATTGAGAAGTAAAGACAGAAAAGAAGCGCTCCAAGCTTTCAAAGAAAAAAGAAAACCAAATTTTGTAGGAGAGTAG
- the dcd gene encoding dCTP deaminase — translation MILTGKEILKRLGNDIKIKPYDAKLLNPNSYNLCLHEDLLVYSQFPLDMKKPNPTEKITIPKEGIVLEPGKLYLGRTIEFTETHNLVPMLEGRSSIGRLGMFVHITAGFGDVGFKGFWTLEIQVIHPLRVYAGVQICQIFYHTVEGSIEEYKSGKYQANQGIQPSLLYKDFE, via the coding sequence ATGATTCTCACCGGAAAAGAAATTCTAAAACGTCTAGGAAACGATATCAAAATAAAACCATATGATGCAAAATTATTGAACCCAAATTCGTATAACCTATGTTTGCATGAAGATTTATTGGTGTATTCTCAATTTCCCTTGGATATGAAAAAACCAAACCCAACAGAAAAAATCACTATACCAAAAGAGGGTATCGTGCTAGAGCCTGGAAAACTATACCTGGGTAGAACGATAGAATTCACGGAGACACATAACCTAGTCCCAATGTTAGAAGGACGGTCTTCTATTGGTAGGTTAGGTATGTTTGTACATATCACTGCTGGCTTCGGTGATGTTGGCTTTAAAGGATTTTGGACTCTGGAGATACAGGTGATTCATCCCTTGCGTGTATATGCAGGCGTACAAATCTGCCAGATATTCTACCACACAGTAGAGGGTTCCATTGAGGAATACAAATCAGGCAAGTACCAAGCGAACCAAGGTATCCAACCATCTTTGCTATATAAAGATTTTGAATAG
- a CDS encoding DUF2147 domain-containing protein — MKSKSLLLFGILSFGSFSMLFAQEADVAVGRYIPPEKDSVIEIFKCGDKYCGKTICIKDNAYPEKDKDKGVPGTPYLDHNNEDPALRKRPNLGMVFITGFDYVGEGVYKNGKIYNPRDGKTYCGKFTSIEGGNKLDLRGTLCSLSFLGKTNTWTKLSGLNLDESRWDCTFKTKK; from the coding sequence ATGAAATCAAAATCTCTCTTGTTGTTTGGAATTTTATCCTTTGGGTCCTTTTCCATGTTATTTGCTCAAGAAGCAGACGTTGCTGTTGGCCGTTATATACCACCAGAAAAAGACTCTGTGATCGAAATCTTCAAATGTGGTGACAAGTATTGTGGAAAAACAATTTGCATCAAAGACAATGCATATCCTGAAAAAGACAAAGACAAAGGAGTGCCTGGCACACCTTACCTTGACCACAACAATGAGGACCCTGCACTCAGAAAGAGACCCAATTTAGGTATGGTATTTATTACTGGGTTTGACTACGTGGGAGAAGGTGTGTATAAAAATGGAAAGATTTACAACCCACGTGATGGTAAAACCTATTGTGGTAAATTCACATCCATTGAAGGTGGCAACAAGTTAGATCTACGGGGTACACTTTGTTCTCTTTCTTTCCTTGGTAAAACCAATACCTGGACCAAATTGTCTGGATTAAACCTGGATGAGTCTCGTTGGGATTGCACATTTAAAACAAAAAAATAG